One genomic region from Bacillus sp. SLBN-46 encodes:
- a CDS encoding Dabb family protein: MKHQIEHLVFFKFKEGTQEIDKNELVNRFRSLEGNIPGLESVSVGLNTTVEQEFADYEFGMRMLFENREMLAAYQLHPNHLEAVQLVGDIVDDVALVDFEISKL, encoded by the coding sequence ATGAAGCATCAAATTGAGCATCTTGTCTTTTTTAAATTTAAAGAAGGGACTCAGGAAATAGATAAAAATGAACTGGTAAATCGGTTTCGCTCTCTTGAGGGTAACATTCCTGGACTGGAATCGGTGTCTGTAGGTTTAAATACTACAGTTGAGCAGGAATTTGCTGACTATGAATTTGGAATGAGAATGCTATTTGAGAATCGTGAAATGTTAGCAGCGTATCAACTTCACCCCAACCATTTGGAGGCAGTACAATTGGTAGGGGATATTGTAGATGACGTGGCTTTAGTTGATTTTGAGATTAGTAAACTATAG
- a CDS encoding AraC family transcriptional regulator: MMGNSIYKVFNEEYVDSPLKFNKPPVLAYSGQVGGNPNWNFPSHKHDDLSEIIYICEGEGTFIINNKSYTAREGDILIYNSGVIHEEYSNPTNPLKTFFCGVSNLAIDQLKDLDIIPSNLEPVIRKNELSDQIGTYLAHIFEESSLQAAGYEIICQGLLTSSIALIHRAIKLQHCKSETKEAHTLAHRIKEFIDKNYKKNIKLEDIADELFINKYYLSHVFKEQMQLTPINYLINRRMGEAKNLLVSTELKIGEIARITGYDNPNYFTLLFKKMTGETPKQFKESHRKNLYYHNN, from the coding sequence ATGATGGGGAACTCTATTTACAAAGTTTTCAACGAGGAATATGTAGATTCACCTTTAAAATTTAATAAGCCCCCTGTCCTTGCCTACTCTGGGCAAGTTGGCGGTAATCCGAATTGGAATTTTCCGAGTCACAAACATGATGATTTAAGTGAAATTATTTATATTTGTGAGGGAGAAGGAACCTTTATTATTAATAATAAAAGTTATACTGCAAGAGAAGGCGATATTCTCATCTACAATTCGGGGGTCATCCATGAAGAATACTCGAATCCAACAAACCCACTCAAGACCTTCTTTTGCGGGGTCTCCAATCTTGCTATTGATCAGTTGAAAGATCTTGATATTATCCCATCAAATCTAGAACCAGTAATCCGAAAAAATGAATTATCAGATCAGATTGGAACCTATTTAGCACATATATTTGAAGAATCATCCCTACAAGCCGCAGGTTATGAAATCATTTGCCAAGGCTTATTGACCTCTTCTATCGCATTAATTCATAGAGCTATTAAGCTGCAACATTGTAAAAGTGAAACAAAGGAAGCCCATACCCTTGCCCATCGAATAAAAGAATTTATTGATAAAAATTATAAAAAAAATATTAAGCTTGAGGACATTGCTGATGAATTATTTATCAATAAATACTACCTATCACATGTTTTTAAGGAACAAATGCAATTGACCCCGATCAATTACTTAATTAATCGAAGAATGGGCGAAGCAAAGAACTTGTTAGTATCAACGGAGTTAAAAATCGGAGAAATAGCAAGAATAACAGGTTACGATAATCCAAACTACTTTACACTTTTATTTAAAAAAATGACAGGTGAAACACCTAAACAATTTAAGGAAAGCCATCGAAAAAATCTATATTATCATAATAATTAA
- a CDS encoding phytanoyl-CoA dioxygenase family protein, whose product MKAEKKLNNILEIEIPLNERKNNEPLRVLSEEDWKFWKENGYVIIRNAIPQDHIERLVRLIWEFEEKDANDSSTWYTAPRREMAMKELMNTGMVELYNHQYLWDNRMYEKIYNAFVDIWGTEKLWVSIDRCNLNLPMKPGHEYKGFIHWDVDTSLDPIPVNVQGVLSLVDTDVDMGGFQCIPELYRTFDDWVKTQPEDRDPYKPDTTGFTPTKVVTKAGDLLIFNSMQPHGIRPNYSEKARIAQYISMFPAQENNESLRETRIQSWSERIKPEGFAFPGDPRNWEQVKYDRAVLTELGEKLLGLKKW is encoded by the coding sequence ATGAAAGCAGAAAAAAAGCTAAATAATATCCTTGAAATAGAAATTCCATTAAATGAACGCAAAAACAATGAACCATTAAGGGTATTAAGTGAAGAGGATTGGAAGTTTTGGAAGGAAAACGGCTATGTTATTATTCGTAACGCAATTCCTCAAGATCATATTGAACGTTTAGTAAGGTTAATTTGGGAATTCGAAGAAAAGGATGCTAATGATTCATCTACATGGTACACAGCTCCACGCCGTGAAATGGCAATGAAGGAGCTAATGAACACTGGAATGGTTGAACTATATAACCATCAGTATTTATGGGATAACCGCATGTATGAGAAAATTTACAATGCGTTTGTAGATATTTGGGGCACTGAAAAGCTTTGGGTGAGTATTGACCGCTGTAATTTGAACCTTCCAATGAAGCCTGGACATGAATATAAGGGATTCATTCATTGGGATGTAGATACTTCCTTAGATCCAATTCCAGTTAATGTGCAAGGGGTATTATCCCTAGTCGATACCGATGTGGACATGGGTGGTTTCCAGTGTATTCCTGAGCTCTATAGAACGTTTGATGATTGGGTAAAAACACAGCCTGAAGATAGAGATCCATATAAACCAGACACTACAGGATTTACTCCAACAAAAGTAGTGACTAAAGCTGGGGATTTGCTCATTTTTAATAGCATGCAGCCACATGGTATTCGCCCTAACTACTCTGAAAAGGCACGAATTGCGCAATATATTTCCATGTTTCCAGCACAAGAAAATAATGAGAGCTTAAGAGAAACAAGAATCCAATCTTGGAGCGAAAGAATTAAGCCTGAGGGATTCGCTTTTCCAGGGGATCCGCGTAATTGGGAACAAGTAAAATATGATCGAGCGGTACTTACCGAATTAGGTGAGAAACTATTAGGGCTAAAAAAATGGTAA
- a CDS encoding NUDIX domain-containing protein translates to MYYKREIYKITPGRIPEFTHFFEKYLKANQQKNGASLIGFWTTEVENELLIIWQYPSYKDYLNIQKRVEKDVLHQQGQDQLLELRELYLDYRQDTITPAGDQPAKKQTVTVSGYITNEKEETLLVKTYWRSDTWELPGGGVEDGETLDIALCREIYEETGISVKLQGVTGVYSNGSTVSIVFHGKSTGGDLRTSEETQDVRFVKLDSSNVHQYIKRGKFIPRVLDAIKGYSIPYEAFKVRPYELLERLEGIAIQDKS, encoded by the coding sequence ATGTACTACAAAAGAGAAATTTATAAGATTACTCCTGGAAGGATACCTGAGTTTACACATTTCTTTGAAAAATACTTGAAAGCAAATCAGCAAAAAAATGGGGCAAGTCTGATAGGCTTTTGGACTACAGAAGTAGAGAATGAGCTCTTAATCATATGGCAATATCCAAGCTATAAAGACTATTTGAACATTCAAAAAAGAGTCGAAAAGGATGTTTTGCATCAGCAAGGTCAAGATCAACTGTTAGAATTAAGGGAATTATACTTGGATTACCGTCAAGATACAATAACTCCAGCAGGTGACCAGCCTGCAAAAAAACAAACGGTGACGGTAAGCGGATATATTACAAATGAAAAGGAAGAAACATTACTGGTCAAGACCTATTGGCGTTCAGATACGTGGGAACTTCCTGGTGGCGGAGTTGAGGATGGAGAGACATTAGACATCGCACTCTGTAGAGAAATCTATGAAGAAACAGGTATATCGGTTAAGTTACAAGGCGTAACCGGGGTGTATTCTAATGGAAGCACGGTTTCTATCGTTTTCCACGGCAAAAGTACTGGAGGAGACTTAAGAACATCTGAAGAAACACAGGATGTTCGCTTTGTGAAACTCGATTCATCCAATGTTCATCAATATATAAAACGAGGAAAGTTTATACCTAGAGTACTAGATGCAATTAAGGGATATTCCATCCCCTATGAAGCATTTAAGGTTAGGCCCTATGAACTTTTGGAGAGGTTAGAAGGAATAGCTATTCAAGATAAATCATAA
- a CDS encoding substrate-binding domain-containing protein — MKKWKVLAAALLIVLGILSGCSGKAKEKASGTAKGKLKIGVLYQNLQNEYIVNLQDSIRKYAKSADVQLIESDGEGKAENQISQVENLINQKVDAIILNPADKDGSAPVVEQAVAENIPIITVLAVVSNEDKATAHVGSDDVEAGKIEMKHIADLLGGKGKIGIIHGPNGNSAEVNRTEGNEKVLKDFPNIKVAAEQTANWSREEALSLTENWLQSQKLDAIVAQNDEMALGAIKALSAAGKLKNIKVIGIDAIPDALNSVKSGELSATVFQDVDAQGKMAVEVAKKAAKGEKVDKDNMIPFQLVTKENLDKFTSK; from the coding sequence ATGAAAAAGTGGAAGGTATTAGCTGCAGCCCTATTAATCGTTCTCGGAATTTTAAGTGGATGTTCAGGAAAAGCAAAAGAGAAAGCAAGTGGAACTGCAAAAGGAAAGCTCAAAATAGGTGTTTTGTACCAGAATTTGCAGAATGAATATATTGTTAATTTACAAGATTCCATTCGTAAATATGCAAAATCCGCTGATGTCCAATTAATTGAATCGGATGGAGAAGGTAAAGCAGAAAATCAAATTAGTCAAGTCGAAAATCTTATCAATCAGAAAGTAGATGCGATCATCTTAAATCCGGCAGACAAGGATGGTAGTGCTCCAGTTGTTGAGCAGGCTGTCGCAGAAAATATTCCCATTATTACTGTGCTCGCAGTTGTCTCAAATGAAGACAAAGCAACAGCGCATGTGGGATCTGACGATGTCGAAGCTGGAAAAATAGAAATGAAGCATATAGCAGACTTGTTAGGTGGAAAAGGAAAGATTGGCATTATCCATGGACCTAATGGCAATTCAGCTGAAGTAAACCGAACTGAAGGAAATGAAAAAGTGTTAAAAGACTTCCCAAATATAAAAGTTGCTGCGGAACAAACAGCCAATTGGTCGCGTGAAGAGGCCCTATCGTTAACAGAAAACTGGCTTCAATCACAGAAGCTTGATGCAATCGTTGCTCAAAATGATGAAATGGCCTTGGGTGCCATAAAAGCACTGAGTGCAGCAGGGAAACTGAAAAATATCAAGGTAATCGGAATTGATGCGATCCCAGATGCTTTGAATTCAGTTAAATCAGGAGAACTTTCAGCAACTGTTTTTCAGGATGTTGATGCACAAGGAAAAATGGCGGTTGAGGTTGCAAAAAAAGCGGCAAAGGGTGAAAAAGTGGACAAAGACAACATGATTCCTTTCCAACTGGTAACAAAAGAAAATCTTGATAAATTTACTAGCAAATAA
- a CDS encoding sugar ABC transporter ATP-binding protein: protein MKRISKSFPGVRALDEVSLYVKKGTVHALMGENGAGKSTLMKILAGIYKPDKGELFLKGEKVELNNPRDALRSGVSMIHQELSFVSEMTVSDNIFLGREPTIGRSKVIKKREQSERALKLFEQLKIKLDPDKKMSSLSVSDKQMVEIVKAVSNQADIIVMDEPTSAITDREVEKLFEIIKMLTSQGKSIIYISHKMDEIFKIADEITVLRDGCYIDSKKAAELNQDILISLMVGRELKEVYQTKTTKTENVFMEVKKLTRKNYFENISFSVHQGEVIGIAGLVGAGRTEVVESIFGVNPPHSGEIYINQKKVVHKHPKHAIKNGIALVTEDRKQTGLNLTGSVKDNISLVNLKKFTSFKNIISRKKENSAVDQQITSLKIKTPNRNMLVKNLSGGNQQKIVIAKWLLNHPDILILDEPTRGIDIGAKAEIYKIIYDFASMGKSVIVISSEMPELFGICDRIIVMSEGKLTGEFTREEFDQEKVMACCAGIQKGEKIG, encoded by the coding sequence ATGAAAAGGATCTCAAAATCATTTCCAGGTGTGAGAGCACTTGATGAGGTTTCCCTTTATGTGAAAAAAGGAACTGTCCATGCACTCATGGGAGAAAATGGAGCAGGGAAATCTACACTAATGAAAATACTTGCCGGTATCTATAAACCAGATAAAGGTGAACTTTTTCTAAAAGGGGAAAAAGTAGAGCTTAATAATCCTCGCGATGCTTTACGCAGTGGGGTTAGTATGATCCATCAAGAGTTAAGTTTTGTATCTGAGATGACTGTTTCAGATAATATCTTTCTTGGCAGAGAACCTACCATCGGAAGAAGTAAGGTAATCAAGAAGAGGGAACAAAGTGAAAGGGCACTAAAGCTATTTGAGCAATTGAAAATTAAATTGGACCCAGATAAAAAAATGTCTTCCCTTTCTGTATCAGATAAACAAATGGTCGAAATTGTGAAAGCGGTTTCGAATCAAGCGGATATTATCGTGATGGATGAACCAACTTCTGCAATCACGGATAGAGAAGTGGAAAAACTGTTTGAAATTATTAAAATGCTAACCTCTCAAGGCAAGTCTATTATTTATATCTCTCACAAAATGGATGAGATTTTTAAAATTGCAGATGAAATAACTGTATTAAGGGATGGTTGTTATATCGACAGTAAAAAAGCAGCAGAGTTAAATCAAGATATACTTATTTCCTTAATGGTCGGTAGAGAGCTTAAAGAAGTGTATCAAACAAAAACAACGAAAACTGAAAACGTCTTCATGGAGGTGAAAAAGCTTACACGAAAAAACTACTTTGAAAATATCTCGTTCTCCGTCCATCAAGGGGAGGTGATTGGAATTGCAGGACTGGTAGGTGCAGGGAGAACCGAAGTGGTCGAAAGTATTTTCGGTGTGAATCCTCCCCATAGTGGTGAAATCTATATTAATCAAAAAAAGGTGGTACATAAACACCCTAAGCATGCAATAAAAAATGGAATCGCCTTAGTAACTGAGGATAGAAAGCAAACAGGCTTAAATTTAACAGGTTCAGTTAAAGACAACATCAGTTTAGTTAATTTAAAGAAGTTTACTTCCTTTAAAAATATCATCTCTCGAAAAAAAGAAAACAGTGCAGTAGACCAGCAAATAACTTCTTTAAAGATTAAAACACCAAATCGGAACATGTTAGTGAAAAATTTAAGTGGGGGTAATCAGCAAAAAATTGTTATTGCTAAATGGCTATTAAATCATCCTGACATCTTAATTCTAGATGAACCTACTAGAGGAATCGATATTGGTGCAAAAGCAGAAATCTATAAAATTATCTACGATTTTGCAAGTATGGGTAAATCCGTGATTGTGATTTCCTCAGAAATGCCTGAATTGTTTGGTATTTGTGACCGGATTATTGTCATGAGTGAAGGCAAATTAACTGGAGAGTTTACCAGAGAGGAGTTTGACCAGGAAAAAGTGATGGCATGTTGTGCAGGTATTCAGAAAGGAGAAAAAATCGGATGA
- a CDS encoding cysteine dioxygenase family protein — protein sequence MTLTNRIKNVLVPLKKPSKDELKEALLKLDIKIDELASLPEPLKGKPYNRRLLYKNDEVELLVMNWSQLECAPHDHGHSHGWIQVLSGTSLNSVYEVKGNGLPTELFQQYHHQGKYFYAPKKAIHKMQASHKSDLVTLHLYSPPIKGMIVYDLQKCAACVVSDDCGAWWPDEQYQKVKEIQLRRDVVIED from the coding sequence ATGACTTTGACAAATAGGATTAAGAATGTTTTAGTTCCTTTAAAAAAACCATCAAAGGACGAATTAAAAGAGGCTCTATTAAAACTTGATATAAAAATCGATGAACTTGCTAGCTTGCCAGAACCATTAAAGGGTAAACCGTACAATCGAAGGCTTCTTTATAAAAATGATGAAGTTGAACTGCTTGTAATGAATTGGTCGCAATTAGAGTGTGCCCCACATGATCACGGCCATTCCCATGGCTGGATTCAAGTCCTTTCCGGTACCTCGCTTAATTCGGTTTATGAGGTAAAAGGCAACGGCTTGCCTACCGAATTGTTTCAGCAATACCATCATCAAGGGAAATATTTTTATGCACCGAAGAAAGCTATTCATAAAATGCAAGCTTCCCATAAGTCCGATTTAGTCACTCTCCACCTATACTCCCCTCCCATCAAAGGTATGATTGTCTACGACCTACAAAAGTGTGCGGCCTGTGTGGTATCCGATGATTGCGGAGCATGGTGGCCTGATGAGCAATATCAGAAGGTGAAAGAGATACAGCTTAGGAGAGATGTTGTTATTGAAGACTAA
- a CDS encoding ABC transporter permease, translating to MNSQKEEVAKFSLMDLVNSQTVIKTGGTGKLFAKYGIYIAFAILFIILSITSESFLTSTNIINILRQVSIIGIVAIGMSFVIITGGIDLSVGSIMALSAVVAASFAKADSSYSIFIPIIIGITVGLACGLINGVLVARWKVAPFIATLGMMTAARGLAMVYTEGRPVIGLSSSYNNIGSGYILGFPIPVVAFLVIVLVGIFILNFTVFGRHVFATGGNEQSAKLSGIHTSSVKIGVYAISGLLAGIGGMVLSSRIMSGSPVLGQGYELDAIAAVVIGGTSLFGGVGSLIGTLIGVLIIGVMNNGLDLLNVSSYYQQILKGAIIVIAVLLDKKNHQ from the coding sequence ATGAACTCTCAAAAAGAAGAAGTAGCGAAATTTAGTCTAATGGATTTAGTAAATTCACAAACGGTAATAAAAACGGGGGGGACAGGAAAGCTCTTTGCAAAATATGGGATTTATATTGCTTTTGCCATCTTGTTTATCATCTTATCTATTACATCTGAGTCGTTTTTAACATCTACCAATATAATCAATATTTTGCGGCAAGTCTCGATTATCGGCATTGTAGCAATTGGAATGTCCTTCGTGATCATTACTGGGGGGATTGACCTTTCTGTCGGATCCATTATGGCTCTTTCAGCCGTTGTTGCTGCAAGCTTTGCTAAAGCAGACAGCAGTTATTCGATTTTTATCCCAATTATCATCGGAATTACTGTCGGATTAGCTTGTGGACTAATTAATGGTGTTTTAGTTGCTAGGTGGAAGGTTGCACCGTTTATTGCGACTTTAGGAATGATGACTGCTGCTAGAGGACTAGCTATGGTCTATACGGAGGGCCGCCCTGTTATTGGCTTAAGCAGTAGTTATAACAATATTGGCAGCGGCTATATCTTAGGATTTCCTATTCCTGTGGTTGCTTTCTTGGTCATTGTTTTAGTAGGAATATTTATTCTCAATTTTACTGTTTTCGGTAGACATGTGTTTGCAACTGGCGGAAATGAACAATCTGCTAAACTATCAGGCATTCACACCAGCTCTGTCAAAATTGGGGTCTACGCCATATCCGGATTATTAGCTGGAATTGGGGGGATGGTTCTTTCCTCAAGAATTATGTCAGGATCACCTGTTCTCGGCCAGGGGTATGAGCTTGATGCTATTGCAGCTGTAGTTATTGGAGGAACTAGTTTATTTGGCGGAGTAGGGAGCTTAATTGGAACATTGATTGGAGTGTTGATTATTGGAGTAATGAACAATGGTCTAGATCTATTAAATGTTTCTTCCTACTATCAACAAATATTAAAAGGAGCCATCATCGTCATTGCCGTTCTACTTGATAAAAAGAATCACCAATAA
- a CDS encoding aldo/keto reductase, with the protein MKYSKLHQTDLNVSEICFGTWPISGHGMGKVNEEDARKTIYRAVDLGVNFFDTADMYGFGYAEKLLGKTLGSSQQDMVIATKVGLEWDHAGNLRNNLKADYVIRACEDSMKRLKVEKIDLYQLHWPDPNTPMKETMEALSLLVESGKVRYVGVSNFSIEQMVEASQYLPIVTNQVEYSLLDRIVENEIIPYAESEGMSILPYKVLGRGILTGKLKEVPRFEKGDWRSEEEIFQKDRLLQTLKLVEQLKPIATDYGCTVSQLVIAWSLRWKSVPSVIIGARRPEQIEDSCLGSGINLSSADVNYMNSLFSESEGAY; encoded by the coding sequence ATGAAGTACAGTAAATTACACCAAACAGATCTGAATGTTTCTGAAATCTGTTTCGGTACATGGCCGATTTCTGGCCATGGAATGGGAAAGGTTAATGAAGAAGATGCAAGAAAAACGATATACCGTGCCGTAGATTTGGGAGTGAATTTTTTTGATACTGCGGATATGTATGGCTTTGGCTATGCGGAGAAACTGTTAGGTAAGACGTTGGGTTCCAGTCAGCAGGACATGGTCATTGCAACTAAGGTAGGGTTGGAATGGGACCATGCAGGGAATTTGAGGAACAATTTGAAGGCAGATTATGTGATTCGAGCTTGTGAAGATAGCATGAAGAGACTCAAGGTGGAAAAGATAGATTTGTATCAGCTGCACTGGCCAGATCCCAATACTCCAATGAAGGAAACGATGGAAGCGTTAAGTTTGCTCGTAGAGTCAGGAAAGGTTCGTTATGTTGGTGTGTCTAATTTCTCTATTGAGCAGATGGTAGAAGCAAGTCAGTATTTACCAATCGTCACCAATCAGGTTGAATACAGTTTATTGGATAGAATCGTAGAAAATGAAATTATTCCATATGCCGAGAGTGAAGGGATGTCTATCCTTCCCTATAAAGTGTTGGGAAGGGGAATTCTTACCGGCAAATTGAAAGAAGTACCTCGTTTTGAGAAGGGGGACTGGAGAAGTGAAGAAGAAATCTTTCAAAAGGATCGACTACTTCAAACTCTGAAACTAGTGGAACAATTAAAGCCAATTGCCACGGATTACGGTTGTACGGTTAGTCAACTTGTTATTGCATGGTCATTACGATGGAAAAGTGTACCCTCAGTCATTATTGGAGCAAGACGACCGGAACAAATAGAAGATAGCTGTTTAGGTTCTGGCATTAATCTCTCTAGTGCGGACGTAAATTATATGAATTCACTTTTTAGTGAGTCAGAAGGTGCTTACTAA
- a CDS encoding DMT family transporter encodes MLLVTTSKSRLTASMYATMSISFWGVSFVSTKAVLGKLDPYSLLVLRFGIGALFLLLLLVVLRTRMFISLKHLPHLMILGILGVFVHQVLQATALLTIDASSAGWLISFSPIFTVILSLLFLHEKINFTRVSGMVLAITGVLLVTSTRSGHSFQLAMNIGFFLMILSTLNWAVYSVLLRSLKLPYPPLLVTFYMSLLGLILTIPFIIRNRGWETLSLLTHTEWAHLLFLGIFVSGIAYWYWGKALEVLEASKVSMFLYLEPITTLIAAVLLLQEKILLVSVAGGIIIIIGVIIVNGHLMPMLFNFFKKKRL; translated from the coding sequence ATGCTTCTCGTGACTACTAGTAAATCCAGGTTAACTGCCTCCATGTATGCAACAATGTCGATTAGTTTTTGGGGAGTTTCATTTGTATCTACCAAGGCTGTCTTAGGAAAGCTTGACCCCTATTCGTTGCTTGTCCTTCGTTTTGGAATTGGAGCCTTATTTTTGCTGTTGTTGTTAGTCGTGCTACGGACCCGGATGTTCATTTCTTTAAAACATTTACCCCATTTAATGATACTTGGCATTCTAGGAGTGTTTGTTCATCAGGTGCTTCAAGCAACAGCGTTGTTAACGATTGATGCTTCCTCTGCTGGATGGCTCATTTCCTTTTCACCTATCTTTACAGTCATCCTTTCCCTTCTCTTTTTACACGAAAAAATAAATTTCACTAGGGTCTCAGGGATGGTCCTTGCGATTACTGGTGTTCTGCTAGTCACTTCGACAAGAAGCGGACACTCTTTCCAACTAGCTATGAATATTGGCTTTTTTCTCATGATACTCAGCACGCTAAATTGGGCTGTTTATTCGGTGCTGTTAAGAAGCTTAAAACTCCCTTACCCTCCTCTTTTGGTGACTTTTTATATGAGTTTACTTGGCCTAATCCTCACAATCCCTTTTATCATAAGGAATAGAGGATGGGAAACCCTTTCCCTTTTAACCCATACAGAATGGGCCCATTTGTTGTTTCTCGGCATTTTTGTTTCAGGCATCGCATATTGGTATTGGGGAAAGGCACTTGAAGTGCTGGAGGCTTCGAAGGTATCTATGTTTTTATATTTAGAGCCAATTACCACTTTAATTGCTGCGGTATTGCTCTTACAGGAGAAAATTTTACTCGTAAGTGTAGCTGGCGGAATCATAATTATTATTGGAGTCATTATTGTTAATGGACATCTGATGCCTATGTTGTTCAACTTCTTTAAGAAAAAACGACTATAG
- a CDS encoding DUF3243 domain-containing protein produces MEKHLDEQQIENQIYKNGDSLTSFDDFREYLSGKVQLGERLGMDEEQLANSAQKVADYLAAKESPKNSEERLLQELWNVGTEEEQHKLAHMLVRLVHHS; encoded by the coding sequence ATGGAAAAGCACTTAGATGAGCAACAGATAGAAAATCAGATTTATAAAAACGGAGATTCCTTAACAAGTTTTGATGATTTCAGGGAATATCTTAGTGGGAAGGTTCAATTAGGCGAAAGACTAGGAATGGACGAAGAACAATTAGCTAACTCTGCTCAGAAAGTTGCTGATTACCTAGCGGCAAAAGAATCACCTAAGAATTCCGAGGAGAGATTATTACAGGAGCTATGGAACGTTGGTACGGAGGAAGAGCAACATAAACTGGCTCATATGCTTGTTCGTTTAGTGCATCACTCATAG